The following are from one region of the Streptomyces fradiae genome:
- a CDS encoding maleylpyruvate isomerase family mycothiol-dependent enzyme: MTVLPDGLAEAIRDTARDIAEVIRAAPDTSAPVPRSTWTFGEAAAHLGQANELMADLAAGRPRPYGDGTPQSLAAANEAALAAFPERAAGPLADLVHDQALAFLDAVEQGDPAELLDTPLGPLDRPTLGSYLLTHMLGHGYDLARALGRPHMVDRTRVELTLPFMLAAMPRVTAPDAVAGLTARYRVRLWGGARFGVTVADGRVTTGPDTAARPDCTVLTEPVAFLLMALGRIDPRPVMATGRALAWGRKPWLGPRFPSLFVAP; encoded by the coding sequence ATGACCGTGCTGCCGGACGGGCTCGCGGAGGCGATACGCGACACCGCGCGGGACATCGCCGAGGTGATACGGGCCGCCCCCGACACCTCCGCACCCGTGCCCCGCTCCACCTGGACCTTCGGCGAGGCCGCCGCCCACCTCGGCCAGGCCAACGAGCTGATGGCCGACCTCGCCGCCGGCCGCCCCCGCCCGTACGGCGACGGCACCCCGCAGAGCCTCGCCGCCGCCAACGAGGCGGCCCTCGCCGCCTTCCCGGAGCGCGCCGCCGGGCCGCTCGCCGACCTCGTCCACGACCAGGCGCTCGCCTTCCTCGACGCCGTCGAACAGGGCGACCCCGCCGAACTCCTCGACACCCCGCTCGGCCCGCTGGACCGCCCGACCCTCGGCTCCTATCTGCTCACCCACATGCTCGGCCACGGCTACGACCTGGCCCGCGCCCTCGGCCGCCCGCACATGGTGGACCGCACCCGGGTCGAGCTGACCCTCCCCTTCATGCTCGCCGCGATGCCCCGGGTCACCGCCCCCGACGCCGTCGCCGGACTCACTGCCCGCTACCGGGTACGCCTCTGGGGCGGCGCCCGGTTCGGCGTGACCGTCGCCGACGGCCGGGTGACCACCGGCCCCGACACCGCCGCCCGCCCCGACTGCACGGTCCTCACCGAGCCGGTCGCCTTCCTCCTGATGGCCCTCGGCCGCATCGACCCCCGCCCCGTGATGGCCACCGGCCGCGCCCTCGCCTGG